In Listeria monocytogenes, the following proteins share a genomic window:
- a CDS encoding LCP family protein, with protein sequence MNKGTDDSRRSSKKYKRRRKILFWILIPVMCLVLAGVGYGTYLFSKTKLAADNSYDNVRNGKASTLRTNDVEPIKDSFSILIIGVDTSTTRAANGNPRSDSLILATFNVKDARVEMTSIPRDSYVHIEDSAKEIDKYTKINAAHAYGGPELTMKTVEEEFKIPIDYYVRFDFDAFLKIIDALDGIDVDVPVNFTEQDSKDNANAITLKKGPQHLNAEQALALARTRHIDSDIERGKRQQLIIKSIVSEATSVSSVSKYSDIIEVVGDNMKTNLTFNQMLSIAKFGMTNKIDIKSLNLKGDSNPMDGIYYYKLNESSVQSISNEFADELGIKQPFPGATPYSDESSSTASSSN encoded by the coding sequence ATGAATAAAGGCACTGATGATAGCCGAAGAAGCAGCAAGAAATACAAACGTAGAAGAAAAATTTTATTCTGGATTCTAATCCCTGTAATGTGTTTAGTACTTGCAGGAGTCGGATACGGCACTTACCTTTTTAGTAAAACAAAACTCGCAGCCGATAACTCTTATGATAATGTAAGAAACGGAAAAGCCTCTACACTAAGAACAAATGACGTTGAACCTATAAAAGATAGTTTCTCTATTTTAATTATTGGTGTTGATACAAGTACTACTCGGGCAGCAAATGGTAACCCTCGAAGTGACTCACTAATCTTAGCGACATTTAATGTCAAAGATGCACGCGTAGAGATGACAAGTATCCCTCGTGATTCTTATGTTCATATTGAAGATTCTGCGAAAGAAATTGATAAGTATACTAAAATTAACGCAGCTCATGCCTACGGTGGTCCAGAACTTACAATGAAAACAGTAGAAGAAGAATTTAAGATTCCAATTGATTACTATGTTCGTTTTGACTTCGATGCATTCCTTAAAATTATTGACGCTTTAGACGGAATTGATGTAGATGTTCCAGTAAACTTCACTGAACAAGATTCTAAAGACAATGCTAATGCAATCACTCTTAAAAAAGGTCCACAACACCTTAACGCAGAGCAAGCTTTAGCACTCGCTCGTACAAGACACATCGATAGTGATATCGAACGTGGAAAACGACAACAATTAATCATTAAATCTATCGTAAGTGAAGCAACATCTGTTTCTTCTGTAAGCAAATATTCCGATATCATTGAAGTTGTTGGAGATAACATGAAAACCAATTTAACTTTCAACCAAATGCTTTCTATCGCAAAATTTGGAATGACTAATAAAATCGATATTAAATCCCTTAACTTAAAAGGGGATAGCAATCCAATGGATGGTATTTATTACTACAAACTAAATGAAAGCTCCGTTCAAAGTATTTCAAATGAATTTGCTGATGAACTTGGAATTAAACAACCTTTCCCAGGTGCAACACCATATTCAGACGAAAGTTCTAGCACAGCGAGCAGTTCAAATTAA
- a CDS encoding glycosyltransferase family 4 protein, with product MLIWSILISFAVGIIMVPIIRKFAFRINAVDTPRERHKHTKVTATLGGLAIFISFSVGMLLAPIDKSGFLPIYFGALIIITTGFIDDIFDLSPKWKMLGQIIAALCVTVWGDITINFINVPFYGQLDFGYFAIPISIIWIVAIVNALNLIDGLDGLAGGISIIALMTIAGMALLLKDAFVAPVALILVAAVAAFLIYNFPPASIFMGDTGALFLGYMIAVLSLMGFKNVTFISLLVPLIILGVPLSDTFFAIVRRLKERMPISSADRSHIHHRLMALGFTEKQTVLLIYCMALLFSMTGFVFSFSTAWGAMLLLLLLIFSIEIIVEFIGLIGEDYRPILNLLQKIHRKRK from the coding sequence TTGCTAATATGGAGTATATTGATTAGCTTTGCAGTTGGTATCATTATGGTACCAATAATCAGGAAGTTTGCTTTCCGGATTAATGCGGTTGATACGCCGCGTGAACGACATAAACACACGAAAGTGACAGCCACTTTAGGTGGATTAGCTATTTTTATAAGTTTTTCAGTTGGAATGCTTTTGGCCCCAATAGATAAATCGGGTTTCTTACCAATTTATTTCGGAGCTTTAATTATTATCACGACAGGTTTTATAGATGATATTTTTGATTTATCGCCAAAATGGAAAATGCTAGGGCAAATTATAGCTGCTCTTTGCGTAACTGTTTGGGGAGATATTACTATTAATTTTATTAACGTTCCATTTTACGGACAATTGGACTTTGGTTATTTTGCCATTCCAATATCGATTATTTGGATAGTAGCAATTGTGAACGCATTAAACTTAATTGATGGTCTAGACGGTCTCGCAGGTGGTATTTCTATTATTGCTTTAATGACCATTGCAGGTATGGCTTTACTTCTGAAAGATGCATTTGTTGCTCCAGTTGCGCTAATTCTTGTAGCAGCAGTTGCAGCATTCTTGATTTATAATTTCCCGCCCGCTAGTATTTTTATGGGGGACACGGGGGCGCTATTCCTCGGTTATATGATTGCTGTTTTATCGCTGATGGGCTTTAAAAATGTTACGTTCATCTCATTATTAGTACCACTTATTATCTTGGGTGTACCTTTATCAGATACTTTTTTTGCCATTGTAAGGAGATTGAAAGAGCGGATGCCGATTTCTTCTGCGGATAGATCGCATATTCATCATAGGTTAATGGCGCTTGGATTTACAGAAAAGCAAACGGTACTACTCATTTATTGTATGGCATTACTATTTTCTATGACAGGATTTGTATTTTCATTCTCCACTGCTTGGGGAGCGATGTTGTTACTGTTATTATTAATTTTTAGTATTGAAATTATTGTGGAATTTATTGGGCTAATTGGCGAAGATTACAGACCAATCCTAAATTTACTTCAAAAAATACATCGAAAACGAAAATAA
- the menC gene encoding o-succinylbenzoate synthase gives MYFREARLIHAELPLITPFKTSYGELKSKDFYIIELVNENGVCGYGELEAFPLPDYTEETLDTAISIVRQHLLPLLAQKEIHAPEDIHQMFSWIQGNEMAKAAVELAVWDVFAKSEMCSLAKMIGAEKDSIAVGVSVGLQEDTEALVRLVSQYVDAGYERVKLKIAPNKDIQFVEAVRKKFPNLSLMADANSAYNREDFFLLKELDHFHLEMIEQPFGTKDFVDHAWLQEKLTTRICLDENIRSLDDVRQAHLLGSCQAVNLKLARVGGMSEALKIAEYCSDNNLLVWCGGMLEAGIGRAHNIALAARAEFTFPGDISASNRYFNEDIISPAFILNQGKITVPTGRGIGVALDLGVLQKYTKSTEGILLNKGWS, from the coding sequence ATGTATTTTCGAGAAGCAAGACTAATTCATGCAGAGCTACCACTCATTACTCCGTTCAAAACAAGTTATGGAGAATTGAAGAGTAAGGATTTTTATATTATTGAATTAGTGAATGAGAATGGTGTATGTGGTTACGGAGAGTTGGAAGCTTTTCCTTTACCTGATTATACAGAAGAGACGCTAGACACTGCTATTTCTATTGTGAGACAGCATTTACTTCCACTTCTTGCGCAAAAAGAAATTCATGCTCCTGAAGATATTCATCAGATGTTTAGTTGGATTCAAGGTAATGAAATGGCGAAAGCTGCTGTGGAACTTGCTGTTTGGGATGTGTTTGCAAAAAGTGAAATGTGTTCATTAGCTAAAATGATTGGTGCAGAAAAAGATTCCATTGCGGTTGGCGTAAGTGTTGGATTGCAAGAGGACACAGAAGCGCTGGTCCGGTTAGTCAGTCAATACGTGGATGCGGGTTACGAAAGAGTGAAATTAAAAATCGCGCCTAACAAAGATATTCAATTTGTAGAAGCTGTTCGAAAAAAATTTCCTAATCTAAGCTTGATGGCTGATGCGAATTCAGCGTATAATAGAGAAGATTTCTTCTTATTAAAAGAATTAGATCACTTTCATTTAGAAATGATTGAGCAGCCATTTGGAACGAAAGATTTTGTGGATCATGCTTGGCTGCAAGAAAAATTAACAACACGCATTTGTTTAGATGAGAATATTAGGTCGTTAGATGATGTAAGACAAGCGCATTTGTTAGGAAGCTGTCAGGCGGTTAATTTAAAATTAGCGCGCGTTGGTGGTATGTCTGAGGCTCTTAAGATAGCTGAGTATTGTAGTGATAATAATTTGCTAGTCTGGTGTGGAGGCATGCTTGAAGCTGGTATCGGCAGAGCACATAATATTGCACTCGCTGCAAGAGCGGAATTTACTTTTCCGGGAGATATTTCGGCATCGAATCGCTATTTTAATGAAGATATTATTTCACCAGCATTTATATTAAATCAAGGAAAAATCACTGTGCCAACCGGTCGAGGTATTGGTGTCGCACTAGATTTAGGTGTGTTACAAAAATATACTAAATCAACAGAAGGAATTTTGCTAAATAAAGGATGGAGCTGA
- a CDS encoding WecB/TagA/CpsF family glycosyltransferase: MNKQEISILNIPFYNTTQAGFVEELYTVAKDGGRRFVVTANPEIVMHARTDKEFEAILRQADYIVPDGIGIIMASEKLGEPLTERVTGYDTMVGLLNKPLRCYFLGAKPEISKVVESKVNEKFPQAVVCGVHHGYFDVLESEMIAKEILLAKPDVIFVALGSPAQEKWILSQIANFEKGIFIGVGGSFDVLTDNVKRAPKIWIKLRLEWVYRLLSNPSRWRRFFAIPQFMLAIRKERKRLKKGE, encoded by the coding sequence ATGAATAAGCAGGAAATTTCAATTTTAAATATACCTTTTTATAATACGACACAGGCGGGATTTGTGGAGGAGCTTTATACAGTAGCGAAGGACGGGGGGCGCCGTTTTGTTGTGACAGCGAATCCGGAAATTGTTATGCATGCTCGTACGGATAAGGAGTTCGAAGCAATTTTACGGCAAGCTGATTATATTGTTCCTGATGGTATTGGAATTATAATGGCGTCGGAAAAGCTGGGGGAGCCTTTAACAGAACGAGTTACTGGTTATGATACGATGGTTGGTTTATTAAATAAGCCATTACGCTGTTATTTTTTAGGTGCAAAACCAGAAATTAGTAAAGTTGTTGAGTCAAAAGTAAACGAAAAATTTCCACAAGCCGTTGTTTGCGGGGTTCATCATGGTTATTTTGATGTATTGGAAAGTGAAATGATAGCCAAGGAAATACTCCTAGCGAAACCAGATGTCATTTTTGTGGCTCTAGGTTCTCCTGCGCAAGAAAAGTGGATTTTGTCTCAAATTGCTAATTTTGAAAAAGGGATTTTTATTGGAGTAGGTGGCAGTTTCGATGTTTTAACAGACAATGTAAAACGCGCGCCGAAAATATGGATAAAATTAAGATTGGAATGGGTATATAGACTTCTTTCTAATCCCTCTAGATGGAGACGTTTTTTTGCAATACCTCAATTTATGCTTGCCATTAGAAAAGAGCGCAAGCGTTTGAAAAAGGGTGAGTAA
- a CDS encoding resuscitation-promoting factor has translation MKKTVVAIAAGLIIAGSGSTQAFAAEYKVQDGDSLWKISNENNVSIKQLKEDNNLSSDIIFPNQTLQVNGSEKKATTNNNSEYTVVAGDTLGHIAIDNGVTVNQLKSWNNLSSDLIIVGQKLSIGNKVEASENNATANNSANNKVTEQPKEEKAAPATQKSTSSNEASSNSSSSAQGNVSKELTVTATAYSKSEPGMSHMTATGIDLNDNSRVIAVDPSVIPLGSKVYVEGYGQAIAADTGGAIKGNKIDVHLNSVQEVNNWGVKQVKVQILD, from the coding sequence ATGAAAAAAACAGTAGTAGCCATTGCGGCTGGTTTAATTATTGCAGGATCTGGTTCAACTCAAGCTTTTGCAGCTGAGTATAAAGTGCAAGATGGTGATTCACTATGGAAAATCTCAAATGAAAATAATGTCTCTATAAAACAATTGAAAGAAGATAACAATTTGAGTTCTGACATTATTTTTCCGAACCAAACATTGCAAGTAAATGGTAGTGAGAAAAAAGCAACTACTAATAACAATTCTGAATACACAGTTGTTGCAGGAGACACACTTGGACACATCGCCATTGATAATGGTGTAACAGTTAACCAATTAAAATCTTGGAATAATCTTTCTTCTGATTTAATAATAGTTGGTCAAAAATTATCTATTGGTAATAAAGTAGAAGCAAGTGAAAATAATGCAACAGCCAATAATTCAGCTAATAATAAAGTAACAGAGCAACCGAAAGAAGAAAAAGCAGCTCCAGCAACTCAAAAATCAACTTCTTCTAATGAAGCTTCTTCAAACAGTTCTTCATCAGCACAAGGGAATGTTTCAAAAGAGTTAACTGTAACTGCAACAGCATACAGTAAATCTGAGCCTGGAATGAGTCATATGACAGCGACTGGAATTGATTTAAATGATAATTCACGCGTAATTGCAGTTGATCCATCTGTTATTCCTTTAGGTTCAAAAGTTTATGTTGAAGGTTACGGACAAGCAATTGCAGCCGACACTGGTGGTGCGATTAAAGGAAATAAAATTGATGTACACTTAAACTCAGTACAAGAAGTTAATAACTGGGGCGTAAAACAAGTCAAAGTACAAATTTTAGATTAA
- a CDS encoding single-stranded DNA-binding protein yields the protein MINQVTLVGRLTKEPELKWTTEDRAVLNLTLALNRFGKNKRIDNDADFIQCVIWGKRAEATAEFCSKGQLVGVVGELQSRNYLNKEEQKIYITEVLVHQIRYLSSRNKDERVINIPQEEDE from the coding sequence ATGATTAATCAAGTAACTTTAGTAGGCAGATTAACAAAGGAACCAGAATTGAAGTGGACTACGGAGGACAGAGCCGTGTTGAACTTAACACTTGCTTTAAATCGTTTTGGTAAAAATAAACGGATAGATAATGATGCTGATTTTATTCAATGCGTGATTTGGGGTAAAAGAGCAGAAGCCACTGCAGAATTCTGTAGTAAAGGACAATTAGTAGGAGTTGTTGGTGAGCTGCAGTCGCGCAATTATCTTAATAAAGAAGAACAGAAAATCTATATTACTGAGGTTTTAGTCCACCAGATTCGTTATCTCTCTAGTAGAAATAAAGATGAAAGAGTAATTAATATCCCACAAGAAGAGGATGAATAA
- the fabZ gene encoding 3-hydroxyacyl-ACP dehydratase FabZ yields the protein MLDIKKIKEILPHRYPFLLVDRVISVEDGKKVTAIKNVTANEEFFNGHFPEYPVMPGVLIVEALAQTSGIAMMQNEANKGKIGLFAGIDGCRFKRQVVPGDQLLLEAEITRMRGAIAKAKVKATVEGDLVCEAEIMFALSDLPK from the coding sequence ATGTTAGATATTAAGAAAATCAAAGAAATTTTGCCTCATCGTTATCCATTTTTGTTAGTAGATAGAGTTATTTCTGTTGAAGACGGTAAAAAAGTTACTGCTATTAAAAACGTTACAGCAAACGAAGAATTTTTTAATGGACACTTTCCTGAGTATCCTGTAATGCCAGGCGTATTAATAGTAGAAGCTTTAGCGCAAACAAGTGGGATTGCAATGATGCAAAATGAAGCTAATAAAGGCAAGATTGGTTTATTTGCTGGGATTGATGGTTGTCGTTTTAAACGCCAAGTTGTTCCAGGTGATCAATTACTCCTTGAAGCTGAGATTACTCGTATGAGAGGCGCAATTGCAAAAGCAAAAGTTAAAGCAACAGTAGAAGGCGATTTGGTTTGTGAAGCTGAAATTATGTTCGCTCTATCAGACCTACCTAAATAA
- the mreB gene encoding rod shape-determining protein MreB, giving the protein MAKDVGIDLGTANVLIHVKGRGIVVNEPAVVAINNKTGQVLAVGAEARDMVGRTPGDITAIKPMKDGVIADFDIVQEMLRFFIQKLNLKTFFSRPRILICCPTNITSVEQKAIREVAEKSGGKQVFLEEEPKVAAIGAGMDIFEPSGNMIIDIGGGTADVAVLSMGDIVTSQSVKVAGNKWDTDILNYVKRKYNVLIGERTAENIKVTIGTANQGAKEEKMEIRGRDLVSGLPKTISITSSEVEEAIHDSLHLMVLAAKQVLEQTPPELSADIIDRGIIMTGGGSLLHGLDELMSEQLKVPVLITENPLDVVALGTGILLDSLTNKKRNRF; this is encoded by the coding sequence ATGGCAAAAGATGTTGGTATCGATTTAGGTACAGCCAATGTATTAATTCATGTTAAAGGAAGAGGAATCGTCGTTAATGAACCGGCAGTTGTCGCTATTAACAATAAGACGGGACAAGTTTTAGCTGTTGGAGCAGAAGCAAGAGATATGGTTGGTAGAACTCCAGGAGACATTACAGCAATTAAACCTATGAAAGATGGGGTTATCGCTGACTTTGATATTGTTCAAGAAATGCTACGCTTCTTCATCCAAAAGTTAAATTTAAAAACCTTTTTTTCACGGCCACGTATTTTAATTTGTTGTCCAACAAATATTACTTCTGTCGAGCAAAAAGCAATTCGCGAAGTTGCTGAAAAAAGTGGTGGAAAACAAGTATTCTTAGAAGAAGAACCTAAAGTTGCGGCAATTGGTGCTGGAATGGATATTTTTGAGCCTTCTGGTAACATGATTATTGATATTGGTGGCGGTACTGCAGATGTTGCTGTACTTTCCATGGGTGATATCGTAACTAGCCAATCAGTGAAAGTCGCTGGTAACAAATGGGACACAGATATCTTAAATTATGTTAAACGTAAATATAATGTACTTATTGGTGAAAGAACAGCTGAAAATATTAAAGTAACAATCGGTACTGCAAATCAAGGCGCTAAAGAAGAAAAAATGGAAATTCGTGGTAGAGATTTAGTGAGCGGCTTACCAAAAACAATTTCTATTACAAGTTCTGAAGTAGAAGAAGCGATTCACGATTCATTACACCTAATGGTACTAGCTGCTAAACAAGTCTTGGAACAAACACCTCCAGAGCTTTCAGCAGATATTATTGATAGAGGAATTATCATGACAGGCGGCGGTTCGTTGCTACACGGTTTAGATGAGTTAATGTCTGAACAATTGAAAGTTCCAGTTTTAATTACAGAGAATCCTTTAGATGTAGTAGCACTTGGTACTGGCATTTTACTTGACTCACTTACAAATAAAAAACGTAATAGATTCTAA
- the murA gene encoding UDP-N-acetylglucosamine 1-carboxyvinyltransferase, producing MEKIIVRGGKQLNGSVKMEGAKNAVLPVIAATLLASKGTSVLKNVPNLSDVFTINEVLKYLNADVSFVNDEVTVDATGEITSDAPFEYVRKMRASIVVMGPLLARTGSARVALPGGCAIGSRPVDLHLKGFEAMGAVVKIENGYIEATAEKLVGAKVYLDFPSVGATQNIMMAATLAEGTTVIENVAREPEIVDLANFLNQMGARVIGAGTEVIRIEGVKELTATEHSIIPDRIEAGTFMIAAAITGGNVLIEDAVPEHISSLIAKLEEMGVQIIEEENGIRVIGPDKLKAVDVKTMPHPGFPTDMQSQMMVIQMLSEGTSIMTETVFENRFMHVEEMRRMNADMKIEGHSVIISGPAKLQGAEVAATDLRAAAALILAGLVADGYTQVTELKYLDRGYNNFHGKLQALGADVERVDDSKIDVTNLASLF from the coding sequence TTGGAAAAAATTATTGTACGCGGTGGAAAACAGTTAAATGGTTCTGTAAAAATGGAAGGTGCCAAAAATGCTGTATTACCGGTAATAGCTGCTACATTACTTGCGAGTAAAGGTACTAGCGTATTAAAAAATGTCCCAAATTTGTCTGATGTATTCACAATTAATGAGGTTCTTAAATATCTAAATGCAGATGTTTCTTTTGTAAATGATGAAGTAACAGTTGATGCAACAGGAGAAATCACTTCTGATGCACCTTTTGAGTACGTTCGTAAAATGCGTGCTTCTATTGTTGTCATGGGACCACTTTTAGCTCGTACTGGTTCAGCACGTGTAGCTTTACCTGGTGGATGTGCAATTGGTTCTAGACCCGTTGATTTACATTTAAAAGGTTTTGAAGCAATGGGCGCAGTAGTGAAAATTGAAAATGGTTATATTGAAGCAACTGCCGAAAAATTAGTAGGTGCAAAAGTATACTTAGATTTCCCAAGTGTTGGTGCAACGCAAAATATTATGATGGCTGCGACCCTTGCAGAAGGTACTACAGTCATTGAAAACGTTGCTCGCGAACCTGAAATTGTTGACTTAGCAAACTTCCTTAACCAAATGGGTGCACGAGTTATTGGTGCGGGAACAGAAGTAATTCGTATTGAAGGCGTTAAAGAACTAACTGCTACTGAACATTCTATTATTCCAGACCGTATTGAAGCAGGAACATTTATGATTGCTGCTGCGATTACTGGAGGAAATGTCTTAATTGAAGATGCAGTTCCTGAACATATTAGTTCGTTAATTGCTAAACTTGAAGAAATGGGCGTTCAAATTATCGAAGAAGAGAACGGAATTCGTGTAATTGGCCCTGATAAATTAAAAGCTGTCGATGTTAAAACGATGCCACATCCAGGATTCCCAACGGATATGCAATCGCAAATGATGGTTATTCAAATGTTGAGTGAAGGTACAAGCATTATGACAGAAACTGTTTTTGAAAATCGTTTTATGCATGTAGAAGAAATGCGTAGAATGAATGCTGACATGAAAATTGAAGGACATTCTGTTATTATTTCTGGTCCAGCTAAACTACAAGGAGCAGAAGTTGCAGCAACAGATTTACGTGCAGCAGCAGCGCTTATTCTTGCTGGTTTGGTTGCAGATGGTTATACACAAGTTACGGAATTAAAATATCTTGATCGTGGATACAATAATTTCCACGGAAAACTACAAGCGCTTGGTGCGGATGTAGAACGTGTAGATGATTCCAAAATTGATGTAACAAATTTAGCATCATTATTCTAA
- a CDS encoding DUF1146 family protein, with protein MYNIIMESPYVIIISHLLFIVITFWALQAINYEKFIKKNHVTQARLLFVIISIVLGYTLSNFFLDYLAASKQLINFFG; from the coding sequence ATGTATAATATTATTATGGAATCACCATATGTCATCATCATTTCCCATTTACTATTTATAGTTATTACTTTTTGGGCACTGCAAGCCATTAATTATGAGAAGTTCATCAAGAAAAATCATGTAACTCAAGCTAGATTGTTATTCGTGATTATTTCGATTGTATTAGGTTATACATTAAGCAATTTTTTCTTAGATTATTTAGCAGCTTCTAAACAGTTAATTAACTTTTTTGGTTAG
- a CDS encoding F0F1 ATP synthase subunit epsilon produces MGSLNVSIVTPDGPVYEGVAQMVIARTKAGELGILPGHVPLVAPLKIDIVRLKVESGEEWVAVNGGFMEVNGEEVNILADTAEREQDIDIDRAEKAKQRAEEELSRAKEQKVDEVLAQLALQRAINRIHAKEHN; encoded by the coding sequence ATGGGTTCATTAAATGTTAGTATTGTTACTCCAGACGGCCCTGTTTATGAAGGCGTTGCTCAAATGGTTATTGCTAGAACAAAAGCAGGTGAACTCGGTATTTTACCTGGCCATGTTCCACTAGTTGCTCCACTTAAAATCGACATCGTTCGTTTAAAAGTTGAGTCTGGTGAGGAATGGGTCGCTGTCAATGGTGGCTTTATGGAAGTAAACGGTGAAGAAGTTAATATTCTCGCGGATACTGCTGAACGCGAACAAGATATTGATATTGATCGCGCCGAAAAAGCAAAACAACGTGCAGAAGAAGAACTTAGCCGAGCAAAAGAACAAAAAGTGGATGAAGTGTTAGCGCAATTAGCACTACAAAGAGCTATCAACCGAATTCACGCAAAAGAACATAATTAA
- the atpD gene encoding F0F1 ATP synthase subunit beta, which produces MSKGQVIQVMGPVVDVKFEGGNLPEIYNALVIEYKSDAEEAPTSQLTLEVAIQLGDDVVRTIAMASTDGVQRGMEVIDTGSPITVPVGTVTLGRVFNVLGNTIDLDEPLPSDIKRNKIHREAPTFDQLATTTEILETGIKVVDLLAPYLKGGKIGLFGGAGVGKTVLIQELIHNIAQEHGGISVFAGVGERTREGNDLYFEMKDSGVIEKTAMVFGQMNEPPGARMRVALTGLTIAEYFRDEEHQDVLLFIDNIFRFTQAGSEVSALLGRMPSAVGYQPTLATEMGQLQERITSTNVGSVTSIQAIYVPADDYTDPAPATTFAHLDATTNLERKLTEQGIYPAVDPLASTSRALSPDIVGEEHYAVATEVQRLLQRYKELQDIIAILGMDELSDEDKQSVSRARRVQFFLSQNFHVAEQFTGQKGSYVPVKETVKGFKDLLAGKYDHIPEDAFRSVGRIEDVLEKAKDMGVEV; this is translated from the coding sequence ATGTCTAAAGGACAAGTAATCCAAGTTATGGGTCCAGTTGTAGACGTTAAATTTGAAGGTGGAAACTTACCTGAAATCTACAATGCCCTAGTTATTGAATATAAATCTGATGCAGAAGAAGCACCAACTAGCCAACTTACTTTAGAAGTAGCCATCCAATTAGGTGATGACGTTGTACGTACAATCGCAATGGCATCAACAGATGGCGTTCAAAGAGGTATGGAAGTTATTGATACTGGGAGCCCAATTACAGTTCCTGTAGGTACAGTAACTCTTGGTCGTGTATTTAATGTATTAGGAAACACCATCGATTTGGACGAACCACTTCCAAGCGATATTAAACGTAATAAAATTCACCGTGAAGCTCCAACTTTCGATCAATTAGCAACAACAACAGAAATCCTTGAAACAGGAATTAAAGTAGTTGACTTGTTAGCGCCATACCTAAAAGGTGGTAAAATTGGATTGTTCGGTGGTGCCGGTGTTGGTAAAACCGTTCTAATTCAAGAGCTTATCCATAATATCGCACAAGAACATGGTGGTATTTCTGTGTTCGCGGGCGTTGGAGAACGTACTCGTGAAGGTAACGACCTTTACTTTGAAATGAAAGATTCAGGCGTTATTGAAAAAACAGCGATGGTATTCGGTCAAATGAACGAGCCACCAGGTGCGCGTATGCGTGTTGCCTTAACTGGTCTAACAATTGCTGAATATTTCCGTGATGAAGAACATCAAGACGTACTTTTATTCATTGATAACATTTTCCGTTTCACACAAGCTGGTTCAGAGGTTTCGGCTTTACTAGGTCGTATGCCATCTGCGGTAGGTTACCAACCAACCCTAGCTACTGAAATGGGTCAATTACAAGAACGTATTACATCTACTAACGTTGGATCCGTTACTTCTATCCAAGCGATTTATGTACCAGCCGATGACTATACTGACCCGGCTCCGGCTACAACTTTCGCCCATCTAGATGCAACAACTAACTTGGAACGTAAATTAACGGAACAAGGTATTTATCCAGCGGTAGATCCACTTGCTTCTACATCACGTGCGCTTTCTCCTGATATCGTTGGAGAAGAACACTATGCAGTAGCAACGGAAGTACAACGTTTATTACAAAGATATAAAGAATTACAAGATATCATCGCAATCTTAGGTATGGATGAGTTATCTGACGAAGATAAACAATCCGTTTCCCGTGCGCGTCGTGTGCAATTCTTCTTATCACAAAATTTCCACGTTGCAGAACAATTTACAGGTCAAAAAGGTTCTTATGTTCCTGTTAAAGAAACAGTTAAAGGGTTCAAAGACCTATTAGCTGGAAAATACGACCATATTCCTGAAGATGCATTCCGTTCAGTTGGACGCATTGAGGATGTTCTTGAAAAAGCAAAAGACATGGGCGTTGAAGTCTGA